The following proteins come from a genomic window of Thiothrix unzii:
- a CDS encoding recombination-associated protein RdgC yields MWFKNLHLLRLGSDFSVTPEALHDALESKPFLGCNKEQREASGWVSPFGRNSEQLLLVAGDYMLLTLAHQERMLPASVVREELDERVADIELKEDRKVSNREKKDLREQIEFELLPQAFTRTRKMDAWLDPVNGWMVINTSAAAQAERMTKLLRTCLGSLPTTVPKTDITPTFLMTQWLKEGGMPAPFSLGEECELRSQGDEKSVAVFKRHELTTEAVQANFTAGKVVSKLGLVWADKISFVLTDELQVRKVRFLDVLEDTLKDADPQSHAERLDIEFALMTGEVTQLLADLMGCFSAPAP; encoded by the coding sequence ATGTGGTTTAAAAATCTTCATTTGCTCCGTTTAGGCAGCGATTTCAGCGTTACCCCAGAAGCATTACACGATGCATTAGAAAGCAAGCCATTCTTGGGTTGCAATAAAGAACAGCGCGAAGCCAGCGGTTGGGTTTCACCCTTCGGACGTAATAGTGAACAACTGTTGCTGGTGGCTGGCGATTATATGTTGCTCACCTTGGCGCATCAGGAACGTATGCTGCCTGCCTCGGTGGTGCGTGAAGAGCTGGATGAGCGCGTCGCCGACATTGAACTCAAAGAAGACCGCAAAGTTAGCAATCGCGAAAAGAAAGACTTACGTGAACAAATTGAGTTTGAATTACTGCCACAAGCCTTTACCCGCACCCGCAAAATGGATGCATGGCTTGATCCGGTCAATGGCTGGATGGTGATTAATACTTCAGCGGCGGCACAAGCCGAACGCATGACCAAATTGTTGCGCACCTGTTTGGGTTCATTGCCTACTACCGTGCCGAAAACCGATATTACCCCGACGTTTTTAATGACCCAATGGCTGAAAGAGGGCGGGATGCCTGCGCCATTTAGTTTGGGTGAAGAATGCGAATTGCGCAGTCAAGGTGATGAAAAAAGTGTCGCAGTCTTCAAACGTCACGAACTAACCACCGAAGCGGTGCAAGCTAATTTCACCGCCGGTAAAGTCGTGTCGAAACTGGGTCTGGTGTGGGCGGATAAAATCAGTTTTGTGCTGACTGATGAATTGCAGGTGCGTAAGGTGCGCTTTTTGGATGTGCTGGAAGACACCTTGAAAGATGCCGATCCGCAATCGCACGCGGAACGGTTGGATATTGAATTTGCCCTGATGACGGGGGAAGTGACGCAGTTGTTGGCGGATTTGATGGGGTGCTTTTCAGCACCCGCACCCTAA
- a CDS encoding DUF1501 domain-containing protein, with the protein MNRRAFLQWGAAAPFLSWLPSIASASPSQRRVLVLVKLAGGNDGLNTLIPHADPLYYSLRPTLAIPRHQVIDTGQGMGLNPYLKALKPWWDAGQMAWVQGVGYPHGDLSHFRSNDIWETASTAQRAPEQGWLAQTLAGNGLHGIVMGEQLGPLLGKDCHALAMQSPAVFLSQVSLVDDIAPATVTPALAHLTRTQHQLYAAGQQLGSKLHQPVAVGVPFATSALGRDLESVAQMILSGVDAPVYLVTQEGFDTHSNQVVAHSNLLHHLAGGLDSFARAMQRGGRWNDVVVMTYSEFGRRAQENRGKGTDHGTASVQLLLGGRVRGGIYGDAPRLHELDADGNPQQTVDFRKVYGTLAQQWLGLKNPWVQFGTLPLV; encoded by the coding sequence ATGAATCGCCGAGCTTTTTTACAATGGGGTGCTGCCGCACCGTTTTTGAGTTGGTTGCCATCCATCGCATCTGCTAGCCCCAGCCAGCGGCGCGTTCTGGTGTTGGTTAAATTGGCGGGTGGCAATGATGGCTTGAATACCCTGATTCCCCATGCTGACCCTTTGTATTATTCACTGCGCCCAACGCTGGCGATACCGCGTCATCAGGTCATTGATACCGGGCAGGGGATGGGCTTAAACCCTTACCTTAAAGCACTCAAACCTTGGTGGGATGCGGGGCAAATGGCATGGGTGCAAGGGGTAGGTTATCCGCACGGGGATTTGTCGCATTTTCGTTCCAATGATATTTGGGAAACCGCCAGTACTGCACAACGTGCGCCGGAACAGGGTTGGTTAGCGCAAACCTTGGCAGGGAACGGTTTGCATGGCATCGTGATGGGCGAACAACTGGGGCCGTTATTGGGTAAGGATTGTCACGCGCTGGCAATGCAAAGTCCGGCGGTTTTTCTCAGTCAAGTGAGTTTAGTGGACGATATTGCCCCGGCGACTGTTACCCCTGCGTTGGCGCATTTGACGCGCACTCAGCATCAGCTTTACGCAGCAGGTCAGCAATTGGGCAGTAAATTGCATCAACCGGTAGCGGTAGGTGTGCCGTTTGCCACCAGTGCTTTGGGGCGTGATCTGGAATCAGTGGCGCAGATGATTCTCAGTGGGGTGGATGCGCCGGTGTATTTAGTGACACAGGAAGGTTTTGATACGCACAGCAATCAAGTCGTGGCGCATAGCAATTTGTTGCACCACCTCGCGGGCGGCTTGGACTCGTTTGCACGGGCAATGCAGCGCGGCGGGCGGTGGAATGATGTGGTAGTGATGACGTATTCGGAATTCGGGCGGCGGGCGCAGGAAAATCGGGGCAAGGGTACGGATCACGGCACGGCTTCGGTGCAATTATTGCTAGGCGGTCGGGTGCGTGGCGGTATTTACGGCGATGCCCCGCGATTGCACGAGTTGGATGCTGATGGCAACCCGCAGCAAACCGTGGATTTCCGTAAAGTCTACGGCACGTTGGCGCAGCAGTGGTTGGGGCTGAAAAACCCTTGGGTGCAATTCGGGACATTACCGCTGGTTTAA
- a CDS encoding DUF1800 domain-containing protein: MDGLTFGEARHLVARTGLGAEWDQIKRLQSKSRDEAVAAVLNPPASPLAAPPAMSAWHTLEPMRLMDAQHRTQAWMLAQAEGKRLQAWWVTQLLATRAPLIERMTLFWHNHFTSSIQKTLQPSLLHQQNLLLRRHALGNFAELLHAIAKDPAMLVYLDGYQNIKGNPNENFARELLELFTLGRGHYSEADVKAAAKAFTGWGVDNRNGKFVVRADQHDTSRVSFLGKSGTFSGEDIIAILLEHPRTAEHLSEKFWRNFVNNGTPDAATVRSWAQVLRTSGYEIKALLSAVLTSEAFWAQRNKGTLIKSPIEILVGTVRMIPYPRESITAMVNLCRLLGQELFDPPNVKGWQGGEHWISTQTLLVRTSYLTKLSRGDLNQRVETGLKLPQASEQELVEWMLPVSPLQALPSIAGDRRLVRALLLDPAFQVS, from the coding sequence ATGGATGGACTCACCTTTGGGGAGGCGCGGCATTTGGTTGCCCGTACCGGGCTGGGTGCGGAATGGGATCAAATCAAACGCTTGCAGAGCAAGTCACGTGACGAGGCCGTGGCTGCGGTTTTAAACCCGCCTGCATCGCCGTTAGCTGCACCACCTGCGATGAGCGCGTGGCATACGCTCGAACCGATGCGCCTGATGGATGCACAACACCGTACCCAAGCCTGGATGCTGGCGCAAGCCGAAGGTAAGCGTTTGCAAGCTTGGTGGGTAACGCAGTTGCTGGCAACCCGCGCTCCGCTGATAGAGCGTATGACCTTGTTTTGGCACAATCATTTTACCTCATCAATCCAGAAAACTTTGCAACCCAGTCTGTTGCACCAACAAAACCTGTTATTACGTCGTCATGCTTTGGGTAATTTTGCGGAACTGTTACACGCGATTGCTAAAGATCCCGCGATGCTGGTGTATTTGGATGGCTACCAAAATATCAAAGGCAACCCCAATGAAAACTTCGCGCGTGAATTGTTGGAGCTGTTCACGCTGGGGCGCGGGCATTACAGCGAGGCCGATGTCAAAGCCGCTGCGAAAGCCTTTACCGGTTGGGGCGTGGATAACCGCAACGGAAAGTTTGTGGTCCGTGCCGATCAGCACGACACGAGCCGCGTTAGTTTCTTAGGCAAAAGCGGAACATTTAGCGGTGAAGACATTATTGCCATTCTGCTGGAACACCCGCGTACCGCTGAACACCTTAGTGAAAAGTTCTGGCGAAACTTCGTCAATAACGGCACACCGGATGCCGCAACGGTGCGCTCTTGGGCACAGGTATTACGCACCTCCGGTTATGAAATCAAAGCCTTGCTGAGTGCGGTGTTAACCAGCGAAGCTTTTTGGGCGCAACGCAACAAAGGGACGCTGATCAAATCACCGATTGAAATTCTGGTCGGTACGGTGCGGATGATTCCTTACCCGCGAGAATCCATCACAGCAATGGTCAATTTGTGCCGTTTATTGGGGCAGGAATTATTCGACCCGCCCAACGTCAAGGGCTGGCAGGGCGGCGAACATTGGATCAGTACCCAAACCTTACTGGTGCGCACCTCGTATTTGACCAAATTATCGCGTGGTGACTTGAATCAGCGGGTCGAAACCGGGTTGAAACTGCCTCAAGCCAGCGAACAAGAGCTGGTGGAATGGATGTTGCCAGTGTCGCCGTTGCAAGCGTTGCCGAGTATTGCGGGCGACCGGCGTTTGGTGCGGGCTTTGTTGCTTGACCCAGCTTTTCAAGTGTCTTAA
- a CDS encoding Rrf2 family transcriptional regulator: MKLSTQGQHAIMAMLTLAIHDDTGAMRLGDIATQQGISLSYLEQIFARLRNGGLVEGIRGPGGGYRLARPAEEISLAEIATVAEQEPEQDTDTVSTPQRELVARMWEDLSQQFYQFLDGISLDSLMEGHKIPRKAYKMSETASMIARMFPARLTFPSMGQHAAL; the protein is encoded by the coding sequence ATGAAACTATCCACGCAAGGCCAACATGCCATTATGGCCATGCTGACACTGGCGATCCACGATGATACCGGCGCGATGCGCTTGGGGGATATAGCCACGCAGCAAGGCATTTCATTGTCCTATCTGGAACAGATTTTCGCTAGGTTGCGTAACGGCGGCTTGGTGGAAGGGATTCGCGGCCCCGGCGGTGGCTACCGTTTGGCACGTCCCGCTGAGGAAATCAGCCTCGCGGAAATTGCCACGGTGGCTGAGCAAGAGCCAGAGCAGGATACGGACACTGTAAGCACACCTCAGCGCGAGCTGGTGGCGCGTATGTGGGAAGATTTAAGCCAACAGTTTTATCAGTTTCTCGATGGCATCAGCCTCGATAGCTTGATGGAAGGCCATAAAATCCCGCGTAAAGCGTACAAAATGAGCGAAACCGCGAGCATGATTGCACGCATGTTCCCGGCACGTTTAACTTTCCCTAGCATGGGACAACACGCTGCACTGTAA
- the nhaR gene encoding transcriptional activator NhaR, producing the protein MLNYKHLYYFREVATNGSIARASESLHLTPQTISGQLSLLEESLGTELFQRSGRNLELTEAGQVALNYADEIFQLGAALETAMQHHPKGGVRIFRVGVADVVPKSIAYRLLEPAMSLNMPVRIVCTEGKLTDLLAELAVHRMELVIADSPMPPSINVRCFNHELGSSGISFFASASVRAGLQGEFPQCLNNAPLLIPSVGTAVRNKLRQWFLEQQIYPEIVGEFDDSALMKAFGQAGSGIFVAPTALEATLLQESTGMTLLGRADTIIERFFAISVERRITHPAVMAITKHAQDWLHKNK; encoded by the coding sequence ATGCTCAACTACAAACACCTGTATTACTTCCGCGAAGTCGCCACCAACGGCAGTATTGCCCGCGCCAGTGAAAGCCTGCACCTGACCCCGCAAACCATTAGCGGTCAATTGAGTTTGCTGGAGGAAAGCTTAGGCACAGAATTGTTTCAACGCAGCGGGCGCAATCTCGAACTCACTGAAGCTGGGCAAGTCGCGTTGAATTACGCTGATGAAATCTTCCAATTGGGCGCGGCATTAGAAACGGCGATGCAACACCACCCCAAAGGCGGCGTGCGAATCTTTCGGGTAGGCGTGGCGGATGTTGTACCAAAATCCATTGCCTATCGCTTGCTGGAACCCGCCATGAGCTTGAATATGCCGGTGCGGATTGTGTGTACCGAAGGTAAATTGACCGATTTACTGGCAGAACTCGCTGTTCATCGCATGGAATTGGTGATTGCCGATAGCCCAATGCCCCCCAGTATTAATGTACGTTGTTTTAATCACGAATTGGGCAGTAGTGGCATTAGTTTTTTTGCGAGTGCATCGGTACGGGCAGGTTTACAAGGGGAATTTCCGCAGTGCTTGAATAACGCGCCATTGCTAATCCCCAGCGTTGGGACAGCGGTGCGTAATAAGTTACGCCAGTGGTTTTTAGAACAGCAGATTTACCCGGAAATCGTCGGCGAGTTCGACGATAGCGCATTAATGAAAGCCTTCGGGCAAGCGGGCAGCGGTATTTTTGTAGCACCCACCGCGTTGGAAGCAACTTTGCTGCAAGAAAGCACTGGGATGACGTTATTGGGGCGTGCTGACACGATTATCGAACGGTTTTTTGCCATTTCAGTCGAGCGGCGCATTACCCATCCTGCGGTGATGGCGATTACCAAACACGCGCAGGATTGGTTGCACAAAAACAAATAA
- a CDS encoding tetratricopeptide repeat protein, whose amino-acid sequence MITIKPKPWRFSLFASQAVVAGLLCANLTPVWASTQTFKPVETPNPQEQAPPWSARPDALLEAAAAETPTDDAEETTSTDATAAVETSELPEPVETTQTPAPVNVANIAPASKPAPVAKGGNSAMETWYRNRRQQSAKPATAISEIQAAAEQGDRDAQFELGLIYQGGRGVPQDKEQAQQWLTQAAQKGHGRAQYALALLYREQGADISQSLKWQRQAAQSGYAEAQYGMGLLYANGQYLQQDKTQARFWFEQAAAQGHVASRLALLSQGGDVPTEAAAPAPTPTVAAIPAEPEPVEQPQATSAPEVAAAPKLVAAAPAVAPLAAVETPAAALADTGGADSLDLTGVEPEVVKQSAEAGNKSAQLMLGTMYEDGLGGLPNDPREAAYWYEKAARQGYPKAQYNLGLLYEDGRGVKQDYKQAAHWYNKAAEAGFTEAQNNLGVLYVMGNGVKKDPKRAKQLFSNAASQGNANAERNLSMLKTG is encoded by the coding sequence ATGATAACAATAAAACCAAAACCTTGGCGTTTTTCCCTGTTTGCTTCGCAAGCTGTCGTCGCGGGGTTACTCTGTGCAAACTTGACTCCCGTGTGGGCAAGCACGCAAACCTTTAAACCCGTGGAAACACCTAACCCGCAAGAACAAGCTCCCCCTTGGTCGGCACGTCCTGACGCACTGCTGGAAGCGGCGGCGGCTGAAACGCCAACCGATGATGCTGAGGAAACCACATCCACCGACGCAACCGCAGCGGTAGAAACCTCCGAATTACCCGAACCCGTTGAAACCACGCAAACGCCTGCGCCTGTTAATGTGGCAAATATCGCGCCTGCCAGCAAACCCGCTCCGGTGGCGAAGGGCGGCAATTCCGCAATGGAAACTTGGTATCGCAACCGTCGCCAACAATCGGCGAAACCTGCTACCGCGATCAGTGAAATTCAAGCAGCGGCGGAACAAGGTGATCGTGACGCACAATTTGAATTGGGTTTGATTTACCAAGGCGGGCGTGGTGTACCGCAGGATAAGGAACAGGCGCAACAGTGGCTGACCCAAGCTGCGCAAAAAGGTCACGGTCGGGCGCAATACGCTTTGGCCTTATTGTATCGCGAACAAGGTGCAGATATTAGTCAATCCCTTAAATGGCAGCGGCAAGCGGCACAATCCGGTTACGCCGAAGCGCAATACGGCATGGGTTTGCTGTATGCCAACGGGCAATATTTACAACAAGATAAAACCCAAGCACGTTTTTGGTTTGAACAAGCTGCTGCGCAAGGCCATGTCGCATCGCGTTTAGCCTTATTATCGCAAGGTGGCGATGTGCCTACGGAGGCTGCCGCGCCCGCACCTACGCCAACAGTGGCGGCAATCCCAGCGGAACCCGAACCCGTCGAACAACCTCAAGCCACTTCCGCACCAGAAGTTGCCGCAGCACCCAAGCTCGTTGCAGCAGCTCCTGCGGTAGCACCGCTTGCGGCTGTTGAAACACCTGCCGCCGCACTCGCTGATACAGGCGGTGCGGATAGTCTCGATTTAACCGGTGTCGAACCTGAAGTGGTGAAGCAATCAGCAGAAGCGGGCAATAAATCCGCCCAATTGATGCTGGGCACAATGTACGAAGACGGTTTGGGTGGTTTACCCAATGACCCGCGTGAAGCCGCGTATTGGTACGAAAAAGCAGCTCGCCAAGGCTACCCGAAAGCGCAATACAACCTCGGTTTGTTGTACGAAGACGGGCGCGGGGTGAAGCAAGATTACAAACAAGCCGCGCACTGGTACAACAAAGCTGCCGAAGCTGGTTTTACCGAAGCCCAAAACAACCTCGGTGTGCTTTACGTAATGGGCAATGGTGTGAAAAAAGATCCAAAACGCGCCAAACAACTGTTTAGCAACGCTGCTTCGCAAGGCAACGCCAATGCCGAACGCAATTTGTCGATGCTAAAAACCGGCTAA
- a CDS encoding HesA/MoeB/ThiF family protein has translation MNDELLLRYSRQILLPEVDIAGQQRLQAAKVLIIGLGGLGAPVTLYLAAAGIGQLTLVDFDLVDLTNLQRQVIHTTASIGTPKVESAAHAAHALNPHIQINPVNQRWDYPELLENVRAHDVVVDCSDNFPTRFDLNQACKTAAKPLVSGAVIRLEGQITTFDFRQPDGGCYRCLYGEAGETEDTCSTTGILAPVAGIIGSMQATETLKLLLDLPTLHGRLLLLDAKYMQWREMRLRADPACPVCGLTETVG, from the coding sequence ATGAATGATGAATTGCTGTTGCGTTATAGCCGCCAAATCCTGTTGCCCGAAGTCGACATCGCGGGGCAACAACGCTTGCAAGCGGCGAAAGTGCTGATTATTGGCTTGGGTGGTTTGGGTGCACCTGTTACCTTGTATTTAGCAGCGGCAGGCATTGGGCAACTCACACTGGTGGACTTTGACCTAGTGGATTTAACCAATCTCCAGCGTCAGGTGATCCACACCACTGCCAGCATTGGCACGCCCAAGGTGGAATCCGCCGCACACGCCGCACACGCGCTTAACCCGCACATTCAAATTAACCCGGTCAATCAGCGTTGGGATTACCCCGAATTACTGGAAAATGTGCGAGCACATGACGTAGTAGTGGATTGCAGCGATAATTTCCCGACACGCTTTGATCTGAATCAGGCGTGTAAAACCGCAGCAAAGCCGTTGGTGTCGGGCGCGGTGATTCGTTTAGAAGGGCAAATTACCACCTTCGATTTTCGCCAGCCAGATGGTGGGTGCTATCGCTGTTTGTACGGTGAAGCGGGTGAAACCGAAGATACGTGCAGCACAACGGGCATTCTCGCACCCGTGGCGGGGATTATCGGTAGTATGCAAGCCACCGAAACCCTCAAGCTATTGCTGGATTTGCCCACGTTGCACGGGCGGTTATTGCTGTTGGACGCGAAATACATGCAATGGCGGGAAATGCGCTTGCGTGCAGACCCCGCCTGTCCGGTGTGTGGCTTAACCGAAACGGTTGGTTAA
- a CDS encoding fumarylacetoacetate hydrolase family protein, whose protein sequence is MAHWVRFEAEGETRFGTVNAATITEYTGDLFAHKQATGREFALTAVRVLMPCQPSKMIGLWNNFHERAVLENLHKPEHPLYFLKASNSFAGEGDPIPRPAGYAGMVVFEGELGIVIGKRCQAVPLAAVDDYIFGYTCVNDVTARDLLKRDPVFVHWTRAKSADNFGTFGPYIATDLDPATLRVRVELNGEQKQDYPVTDMFFSPQEIVSHLSHDMTLEPGDVIACGTSVGVCGMQDGDTVVVSIAGIGELTNRFG, encoded by the coding sequence ATGGCGCATTGGGTACGTTTTGAAGCCGAGGGTGAAACCCGTTTTGGCACAGTCAACGCAGCTACCATTACCGAATACACGGGTGATTTATTCGCACACAAGCAAGCGACCGGGCGTGAATTCGCGTTAACGGCGGTGCGGGTGCTGATGCCTTGCCAACCGTCCAAAATGATCGGCTTGTGGAATAATTTTCACGAACGCGCGGTGTTAGAAAATCTGCATAAACCCGAACATCCTTTATATTTTCTGAAAGCCTCCAACAGTTTTGCCGGTGAAGGCGACCCGATTCCGCGCCCTGCCGGGTATGCGGGCATGGTGGTATTTGAGGGTGAATTAGGCATTGTGATTGGTAAACGCTGTCAAGCCGTGCCGCTGGCGGCGGTTGACGATTACATTTTTGGCTATACCTGCGTCAATGATGTTACGGCACGCGATTTACTCAAACGTGACCCGGTTTTCGTGCATTGGACTCGTGCGAAAAGCGCGGATAATTTCGGCACATTTGGCCCGTACATCGCTACTGATTTAGACCCGGCAACGCTGCGGGTGCGCGTGGAACTCAATGGTGAGCAAAAACAAGATTACCCGGTGACGGATATGTTCTTTTCGCCGCAGGAAATCGTCAGCCATTTATCACACGACATGACCTTAGAACCAGGCGATGTGATTGCTTGCGGTACATCGGTGGGCGTTTGCGGAATGCAAGATGGCGATACCGTGGTGGTGAGTATCGCGGGCATTGGTGAATTAACCAACCGTTTCGGTTAA
- the gcvA gene encoding transcriptional regulator GcvA, which translates to MSQQLPPLNALRAFEAVARHLSFTKAAAELNVTRAAISHQIKFLEEFLGFALIERHNRTLVLTKAAVAALPPLRSGFDHLAQAVSLMHGERQAESITVWAASSFASKWLVPRLHRFSRQHPDIDMKISGDAGLVDTDTATESGAMDGVFRSHQVDVMIRFGFGHYAGCRVDKLLSVSAAPLCSPELVSEAHPHPLHAPSDLVFHTLLHDDTAYVGHPRWADWLALHGVSGVNAKRGLHFNHVSLAMEAAIDGQGVLLSIKNLAQCDIEAGRLCIPFALDMPLEQAYYIVRPQYEGVRQRAVNAFVAWLQTEASAPGS; encoded by the coding sequence ATGTCTCAACAATTACCTCCCCTGAATGCTTTGCGTGCCTTTGAGGCCGTTGCCCGCCATTTGAGTTTTACCAAAGCGGCAGCCGAACTTAATGTGACCCGCGCCGCTATTAGCCACCAAATTAAATTTTTGGAGGAGTTCTTAGGTTTTGCCCTGATTGAGCGGCATAACCGTACCTTGGTTTTAACTAAAGCAGCAGTAGCGGCATTGCCGCCGTTGCGTTCGGGATTTGATCATTTGGCGCAGGCGGTGTCTTTGATGCATGGCGAACGTCAAGCGGAAAGCATTACGGTGTGGGCAGCATCGTCGTTTGCGTCTAAGTGGTTAGTGCCGCGCTTGCACCGTTTTTCGCGTCAACACCCTGATATTGATATGAAAATCAGTGGGGATGCGGGGTTGGTGGATACCGATACGGCGACGGAAAGTGGAGCGATGGATGGGGTGTTCCGTAGTCATCAGGTGGATGTAATGATTCGCTTTGGTTTTGGGCATTATGCGGGTTGTCGGGTGGATAAATTGCTCAGTGTTTCCGCCGCGCCTTTGTGTAGCCCTGAGTTGGTGAGTGAGGCACATCCGCACCCGTTACATGCGCCGTCGGATTTGGTGTTTCATACCTTGCTGCATGATGACACGGCTTACGTGGGGCATCCGCGCTGGGCGGACTGGCTGGCATTGCATGGGGTGAGTGGGGTCAATGCGAAACGGGGGTTGCATTTCAATCACGTGTCATTGGCGATGGAAGCGGCAATAGACGGGCAGGGCGTGTTGCTGAGCATTAAGAATTTAGCGCAATGTGATATTGAAGCAGGGCGGTTGTGCATCCCGTTCGCGCTGGATATGCCATTGGAACAGGCGTATTACATTGTGCGCCCGCAATATGAGGGCGTGCGCCAGCGGGCGGTGAATGCGTTCGTGGCTTGGTTACAAACGGAGGCGAGTGCGCCCGGCTCCTAA
- a CDS encoding ATP-binding protein: MLHRHIINSGFPEVQRIEHPKTRMLWFSSYIRSHVERDLLDMGNIRNLDSFMRLYLSLALRSANLLNKSDLANDCQIDTKTLDNYLSILKNTYQVALLKPWFTNAAKRLVKMPKVFMLDTGILCHLLKITSPAELHQSNNRGAVYETFVLSELVKANTYATQPVDLSFYRTSDGKEIDFVLDNGKGLVLLEVKAAHSVTPTDFRHMRHFIEQNPGRVVQGMVLYAGERALPFGECDGVELWAVPLGIMAG; the protein is encoded by the coding sequence ATGTTACACCGTCATATCATCAACAGCGGCTTTCCCGAAGTCCAGCGAATTGAACACCCTAAAACGCGGATGCTGTGGTTTAGCTCCTACATTCGCTCTCACGTCGAGCGCGATTTGCTCGACATGGGCAATATCCGCAATCTGGACAGCTTTATGCGTTTGTACCTGTCGCTGGCGTTGCGCAGTGCCAATTTGCTAAACAAATCAGATTTAGCCAACGATTGCCAGATTGATACCAAAACGCTGGATAATTACCTGAGCATTTTGAAAAACACCTATCAAGTCGCACTGCTAAAACCGTGGTTTACGAATGCAGCCAAACGACTGGTGAAAATGCCCAAAGTATTTATGCTCGACACTGGGATTTTATGCCATTTGCTAAAGATCACCAGCCCAGCAGAATTACACCAGTCCAATAACCGGGGCGCGGTTTATGAAACCTTCGTGCTGAGTGAATTGGTGAAAGCCAATACCTACGCGACGCAGCCAGTGGATTTGAGTTTTTACCGCACGAGCGACGGCAAAGAAATCGACTTTGTGCTGGATAACGGCAAGGGGTTGGTATTGCTGGAAGTGAAGGCTGCGCATAGCGTGACACCAACGGATTTTCGGCACATGCGCCACTTTATCGAACAAAATCCGGGGCGAGTGGTGCAGGGAATGGTGTTGTATGCGGGGGAGCGTGCGCTACCGTTCGGGGAGTGCGACGGCGTGGAGTTGTGGGCAGTGCCACTGGGGATAATGGCGGGATAA
- a CDS encoding addiction module antidote protein, which produces MTKFTPFDAADYLDDEETIAAYLSEALEDPDPDTFLMAVRTVARARGMTQLAKDSGLGRESLYKALTPGAKPRYDTMMKVIRALGIKLHAEAA; this is translated from the coding sequence ATGACAAAATTTACCCCATTTGATGCGGCTGATTATCTTGATGATGAAGAGACTATCGCTGCTTATTTATCCGAGGCACTTGAAGACCCTGACCCTGATACATTCCTGATGGCTGTCAGAACCGTTGCCCGCGCCCGTGGCATGACACAACTGGCTAAAGATTCAGGGCTTGGGCGGGAGAGCCTTTATAAAGCCCTGACACCTGGTGCAAAACCCCGTTATGACACAATGATGAAGGTGATTCGTGCGCTTGGGATCAAATTACACGCCGAAGCTGCTTAA
- a CDS encoding type II toxin-antitoxin system RelE/ParE family toxin, which yields MNIILKSDKFDDWLSNLRDKKAKAKIALRLGRAEQGNFGDCEPVGEGVSEMRIHYGPGYRLYFTRRGDVVYLLLLGGDKSTQQTDIKRAIEMANNLPKESTP from the coding sequence ATGAACATCATCCTCAAGTCAGACAAGTTCGATGATTGGTTATCCAATCTGAGAGACAAAAAAGCAAAAGCCAAGATTGCTTTACGGCTTGGGCGGGCTGAACAAGGTAACTTTGGTGATTGTGAGCCTGTCGGCGAGGGTGTGTCTGAGATGCGCATCCATTACGGCCCCGGCTACCGCCTTTATTTCACCCGCCGGGGTGATGTCGTTTATTTATTGTTATTGGGTGGCGACAAATCGACCCAACAAACTGACATCAAGAGAGCCATAGAGATGGCTAACAATCTGCCCAAGGAATCAACGCCATGA
- a CDS encoding transposase → MFGNLRGNKRLHRFTLRSKAKVDGQWKLFCLMPNLEKLAHHGYAA, encoded by the coding sequence GTGTTTGGGAACTTGCGCGGCAACAAACGCCTGCACCGCTTCACCTTGCGCAGTAAAGCCAAAGTGGACGGGCAATGGAAACTGTTTTGCCTGATGCCCAACCTCGAAAAGCTGGCACATCATGGGTATGCCGCATGA